A genomic window from Micromonospora ferruginea includes:
- a CDS encoding cytochrome P450 has protein sequence MTDIDARLPHPFYQDADGVNRPPGPRKHPDYARFAAGPGVVPIVRQVNGEPVPALLICRYSDVREVLRRQDVFSRAAAAHADEVDVAGTMLGMDGDAHARVRGTVKDAFTRPAVDALRDAVRAAAEARLASMVAAGAPADLVRDFAVPFALDVICDLLGLPAEDRMRFRRWGDMFLGAGDLSREDAARSAEEMGGYLWGQLEQRRDRAGDDLLGRIATAAADQPADVQIKLPISLVVGGWETTASSIATFVHVLQTAPYGPDGTGWAHLVAHPDRLDAAVAELERLHSTANGDEMPRRVMADVTLPSGARLAEGDIVVPSHDAANRDPDVFPDPERMDFDRTPTPHLSFGHGPHYCIGAHLGALEVRTALGLLLRELPGLRLAVPPDEVGWKAGHAILGPTGLPVTW, from the coding sequence ATGACGGACATCGACGCCCGCCTCCCCCATCCCTTCTACCAGGACGCCGACGGCGTGAACCGCCCGCCCGGCCCGCGCAAGCACCCGGACTACGCCCGGTTCGCCGCCGGCCCCGGCGTGGTCCCGATCGTGCGGCAGGTGAACGGTGAGCCGGTCCCCGCGCTGCTGATCTGCCGATATTCGGACGTCCGGGAGGTGCTGCGCCGCCAGGACGTCTTCTCCCGGGCCGCCGCCGCGCACGCCGACGAGGTCGACGTGGCGGGCACCATGCTCGGCATGGACGGCGACGCGCACGCCCGGGTGCGCGGCACGGTGAAGGACGCGTTCACCCGGCCGGCGGTCGACGCGCTGCGCGACGCCGTACGGGCCGCGGCCGAGGCGAGGCTGGCCTCGATGGTCGCCGCCGGCGCCCCGGCCGACCTGGTCCGGGACTTCGCGGTGCCGTTCGCGCTGGACGTGATCTGCGACCTGCTCGGACTGCCCGCCGAGGACCGGATGCGGTTCCGCCGGTGGGGCGACATGTTCCTCGGCGCCGGCGACCTGAGCCGCGAGGACGCCGCCCGCTCGGCCGAGGAGATGGGCGGCTACCTGTGGGGCCAGTTGGAGCAGCGCCGCGACCGCGCGGGTGACGACCTGCTCGGCCGGATCGCCACCGCGGCCGCCGACCAGCCGGCGGACGTCCAGATCAAGCTGCCCATCTCGCTCGTGGTGGGCGGGTGGGAGACCACGGCCAGTTCGATCGCCACGTTCGTCCACGTGCTCCAGACCGCGCCGTACGGGCCGGACGGGACCGGTTGGGCCCATCTGGTGGCGCACCCGGACCGGCTGGACGCCGCGGTCGCCGAGCTGGAACGGCTGCACTCGACCGCCAACGGCGACGAGATGCCGCGCCGAGTGATGGCGGACGTGACGCTGCCCAGCGGTGCCCGGCTGGCCGAGGGCGACATCGTGGTCCCGTCGCACGACGCGGCGAACCGCGACCCGGACGTGTTTCCCGACCCGGAACGGATGGACTTCGACCGGACGCCCACCCCGCACCTCTCCTTCGGCCACGGCCCGCACTACTGCATCGGGGCGCACCTGGGGGCGCTGGAGGTCCGCACCGCGCTCGGTCTGCTGCTGCGGGAGCTGCCCGGCCTGCGCCTCGCGGTGCCGCCGGACGAGGTCGGATGGAAGGCGGGGCACGCCATCCTCGGCCCGACGGGCCTGCCGGTCACCTGGTGA